In Carettochelys insculpta isolate YL-2023 chromosome 3, ASM3395843v1, whole genome shotgun sequence, the genomic stretch GGGGAAAACAATGAGTGGATGGCCacttgagaagacacacactggCTGATTtgtataaaatccttgataattcagttacaaaagcaagagatttctgttaactttgccatctttgttgatgccctacttttccttctttccaactggaaaaatgtttaccatgggaggggaattagggcaatgcaatgtgggaagatgatgtcaaataccagagaacatacccagaatgctacagggatgagggaaaccgctggataggttcccacaatgcactgctgcaacaattgaTGTTTGTGGATTGAGtgaggcagcaataagttgactttgtgaggagcatgtggggaggtgaggatagtcaaatttgaatttataaaatccagcattacaaaattgataaataaatgtgaatttatctagtagtACAGAGGCAGCCTTTGCCATCAGATTTTCATATGTGCATCTCAAAGCAGAATCAGCCCAGGGCTTACCTTTTGTAAAAGTGGAAGCGGTCTGTGATAATTAAGAACTGACGTTCTCCCTTGATGAAGAAATGTCTTGCTCTGGAAATGCCAGATTTTTTGGTGTATTCACAGATGTGTGTAAAGTTCAGTTCTTCCTTCTTGAAGTAATTTCGAAGACGAACGTAGTCAAAATATGATGGAACGTAAATGAGTGTGTGTGACATGATTGCATCACGATACTCAGGCAAAACTTTGTCAATGAAGAACTGAAACCTGGTTTAAGAATATACACACTAATATTATCCTGAGTCAACAGTCATCCTTCCAGTATATAAGTGAGCTTTCTGAAGAACGatcaaaaacaaaatcaagacAAAACCTCAAAAACAGAAGACCCACACCAATAAATCCCACATGACCCCCAAATATAATTATTCTGTGTCACAGTCAAGAAAATCTTTAAACTGACCAAGATTTCCAGACTTGAGGTGTAAATGCAAAGTTACATCAGTGGAAGGGTTCTATGATGcggatttaatttaaaaaaaaaaaaagaaaaagaaaaagaaaaatgctgggggaaggggagaagaaagTACCAGTGTATTTATTTGCCTATGCAATGTCTAACCCACATCTGATGAGCAGTAAGAGCACACGTTTTCTTTGACACACCAGCCACATGCACCATCAAGTGCACTGTAACCAAGCACAATATTTGAAACTGCAGGCCGGCCCTGGAGTACAGCAGAACGGTGCGGGTGATAGATTACCTTGCATCTATTACAGAAACAGAACTTTCAGCTTCCAGCCTTCGGAAGACGTGAGGAAGCTGTACCACAACACGGCTAATGGAGCCGATCAAGGGCATATTCCTCACAGCGACCTGAAGGAGATAAGTCAAACAGGGTAGTGAAATGCATGTGGCATTTAAGAAGCCTTCACGTTCTAACCAAATTTGCAGCTGATGATGTACTCTTTCAGGCTATAATCAGGATATTTTGAACAAGTCAAGACAGAACTACTGGCAGCACTACTCCCACACAGTATGGCTACAAcaatactagaagcatctgccgaTAGACGTCTCTGTTGGCACAGATCTTCTGACAGAACGTCTGTCGACAGGCTGTGGCCATACActagagcagattgaaagagcgctcCGCTCTGTTGACGGAGAAGCTGTACTGCCTGGccattctctcaacagagcagccaaccagaTGCAGAGTAGACAGGCCTGCCCAGTAACCCAGAAGCCGTGTCTATCAAAAGAAcgcccccccagagtgtccacccAACTTTCTTCttgatagaatctgttgacaaaggcactcttcctcatctgggcgaggcagaaggttgtcagcggaAGTGTCGAGTTTTGTCGGcagattgtcaacaaaacgcattttacATGTGGATGTGCAGCGAGTTTTGTCGAaaaaaaaactcgctagtgtaactgtagcctgtctGAGTAACTATGCATGACATAGGTTCTAGGGGGGTGAGAATAACTCACTGCTTCAAGGGAATGCAACCTGTgaacaaaaacaaccccccaccccaaaaaaaacctTGTATTGAATTCTAGCTATTAATAAAGACCAACCCCTAAAATTTGACTTGAAACCATCACCTGAGGAGTCCCTTAAACTACCccatgcctagcacaatgggactccCTTCCTGGCTGGCTTGTAGGCACTGCCAAACTAAACAAAAttaatgaccaaaaaaaaaaaaaaatctgtcaggtcaAATTAAAATGGAAACTCAGAGGAAAACAAAGGCTGCTTAAGACAACAGTTTGCCACCAGAGACAGTTTTTAGTGCAGGCAAAACCGTCACATAGATTAAAAACTGATGTGGGTTAAATGAACAATAGCACGTGCACAAACAATAAGGATTTCTATTTCCATTTTTTAATGGTCAAAATTAATCTGGATTTTGTCAGAGCATCACTGGCCCTTCTAAAGGGACACAAGTCTCAGCCCACTGTCGTGGCAGCTTATTTGCTTCCATAGTGAAGAAAATTAACAGTCGCCTGACTGATAGCCATGTGACTAAACCTGGCCTCCAGGGCCTCGGCTCTGAGGAGACCAGACAAGGGCCTGTGGGATAGCCTAAAGGGGACAGTCTGCAGAGTGAAGATGCAGAATGAGAGAGTCTCCTGCAGTGGAAGGAGCTGTGGTTGgaggtttggcttttttttttttttttttttttgagagaagaCAAAGGTAGCACAACTGGTCATCTACCTTCTCCAGCGGCTCAGAGAAGAGTCAGAGGCAATACCACAGGGATGGGAGACTGGAGCCAGCTTAAAAACGGGGTTGATGTCTTGTGTTTATGTTGAGCTTTATATTGATAAAGCCAAACCTGAGGAAGGGCTGTTATCAGGAAACATTAAGGCCTTTTTGAGGGGAAAGTGGCAGGGAAGGGGTTGTTAAGTATTGAGGAATcaagagggaaaactgaggcacagcatagCAAAGCCACCCGAccacaaaagggcaggaagcatctCATTCTGTCACTCCATTACTTCCAAAACATAAGACACTTCTTGGCATATCCATGAACTCACCTGCCCTCTGTAATTGAAGCAGTGTTTATTGAAAATAGAGTTAATCTGGGGATTCTGAAGAGCACTAAACAGTAGCGTTTGACGATAGTACTTTGACCAATTATTCAGATTCAGCATGCGCACTCGAGAAAAATCTACACCATGGGAGTCCAAAGGCAGGAGGTTGAGGTGGTTCATCAGGTGCTTTAAACAGATGAGAGAAAACAGATGTACATAAACTTATACCATGAACACACACTTTGCACGGAAGTTAAATGCACCGTGAAAGTGAGTAGAAATGGACAAGTCATCTACAGATGACGACTAGCAGCCTCCCAAAAGTGAATCTTGCTCACTGATCACATAAACAAGTATTTTACTAGATATCTTTCTACAGGTCCTAATGAAATTCGTTAGCTCTTTAGACTTTAGATACTTAAAAGTGAGGTAGCTTTTAATCTTGGTATGGTTCTGCTTTCTGCACCACACAACTTGGGGCCAGTTCCAGAAACTCTAGGTCCAAATCTGTAAAGCCCAAGTGGAAACCCCACAGTTCTCCCTGAGATGGTAAATTCATTCATCCCTGTGCAGAGATGGCGGCACCAGGCTTACGCACCACATTAGTGAATTTCACCTACAGACACTGCTGGATTGGGATCACTGAATGCATTTGTGTTAACATTCAGTTTTATGCTTTTTCCCTGGGACACATTACTTAGAGAAGACATTCTCCAAgctcacttttgaaagcacagtgTTAACAATGCTTCTTAATTCTCAAGAATTGATTCTGGGCCCCTTAGTAGAATACCTCATAGAAATCTGCTTTGTTCTAATACACCAAACAATGTAGTTTTCCCTGAAAGATACAGAGGTAACATTTCAAGAAATAATTTAAGGAGTATTTAATCAACCTAAACTTGGCAACCACAATGGTGTTAGGCCACCAAATTCCAAGACAATCAGAATGCTACTTCCTTCCCAAGTTTCACTTATATTTACAATCAGATACAGTATTCTGTTCTCTCTTCTGGCCTGAAATGTTGCATAACGTTACAGTAAGCTGTCATACAGTTGCTAGTTCCTTCCCAGAAGTGGCTGAAGCAATCTTCCTCATAGGGCTGTTTCAAGATTCAGTCAACAGCTGCGAAAGTCCCCATGGAACCCTGGATAAAATGTGCTACGGAAATGCCaaatactggctacgtctacacgtgcgcgcgacatcgaaataacgtctacacatcctccagggctggcaatgtcgacgttcaacttcgacgttgggcagcaccacatcgaaataggcgctgcgaaggaacgtctacatgccaaagtagcacacatcgaaataagggtgccaggcacagctgcagacagggtcacagggcgggctcaacagcaagccgctcccttaaagggcccctcccagacacagttgcactaaacaacacaagatccacagagccgacaactggttgcagaccctgtgcatgcagcatggatccccagctgccacagcagcatccagaagccctgggctaagggctgctgcacacgggggccggagagagaacgtctctcaacccctcagctgatggccgccatggcggaccccactatttcgatgttgcgggacgcggatcgtctacacatgccctacttcgacgttcaacttcgaagtagggcgctagttccatctcctcatggggttagcgacttcgacgtctcgccgcctaacatcgatttcaacttcgaaacagcgcccaatacgtgtagccgtgacaggcgctatttcgaagtagcgtgcacgtgtagacgcggccactgaGACCTATCAAACAAAAAGTGTGGAGGATTATTGAAATCCACAAAGTGTCATAGGCCTAGCTGTCTTCAGCACACACCTTGTAGTCCATCACACGATTACTTTTTGCATGGGAAAATGTTAGTTAGAGGAAACATACTGAAgagcaaaaataacaaaaatttgACACATTGCATTGCTAGAGATGAATTATATCACTGGTTAGACATCAGAAAGTGTGCCAAATAAAAAGTAATATTgggtgagaggggaaaaaaaaaaaacaacctaccaGAACATGCTCCCAATTCTGCATCAGGTAAATGTCTGCTTGATCAATGATTAGAATTTCTACTGAGGAGAGGAAATCAAAAtctctcttcttctccccctctgccccaatgaTAGTCCTCAAACCAAGGGGAGAGGCAATGATGATATCCGAAGAGTAAAATGGTGCATATAATCGCATACTCTTTTGAAGAACAGCAACACCTGtccataaaaaacaaaaccagcaatATTTTCTTAGTATTAGTTTTTGAACACTGTgctttcttcccccccaccccgtgtcATAAATACCTCCCTGTATCCTCTCCTTCTTACGccctcctctttccctctccctcagtTTATACCCTTCTCCCTTAAATCTTGTTGCAATCACCATCATCTTCCTCTGTTCAAGGAGGACTGGGTGGAGCATCCCTAAAAATACCATTCAGAGATCCAGCAGAAAGGTTAATAAAACACAACACAAAGCTCTCCTTTCCTTCTTAAAGGCAGAATGACCCATTCTGTTCTCATTTCCTTCAGTGCCAGTCTGTAAATTTATAAACACTGGTTCTACCTTAGCATGACACACAGGCGTGCTGTACTGACCTAGGTATCGTTTCTTGTGGCCAAAAATAAGACAATGAATTAGTTACCAATGTTATGACTACATCACTGACGCTACTTGTGTCAAAGCATTTTGTGCCGACCTCAGACACTTTGGGTAGAATTCATGAcctaatggcaaaactcccactgactacaACAAGGCTGGGGTATCACCCTGTATGTctgagagaaccaaaaatagttatagAAGTCCTCACTGAAAATTAAGTCAACAAAATGGGTACCACAGGGCATAAACACACAAGACAGAGTTGCAATTtaatgtaataaaaaaaaacactgacaattttaaaacacTGAGAGCAACCATGAACTAACGGAGTTTAAAACACATTCTCTACTCATACTAAAAAGGATTTTAGTGCTTAGATAACATGGTGAGGGATGCCATAATAATGCTGCTGCAAGATGACAGGTGACTATTTCCTCTCTAGTCAGATATACATTTCTTCACAGCTAGTACAGGAAATCAGACAGgtctttccatgggaggggaaaatgAAAAGAGTGGTTCAGCTAATGAAAGCCTAACTCTGGGTAGAAGACAGCTATtcactgggtggggggcagagcaacTGCTTGCATTTCAACAACAGTATCAAATATCTTTGAATACCAATTTGTCTTTCCAAAGGGAAATAGTTTTAAGAGTCTTTTTTATCTGTCTAGATAAATATGAACAATCACCTAATCACCACGGGCTCAAGCTAATGCTCTGCATATTGAGCTGCCAAACTAGCATggaattttaatttattaaatggTCTTGAAATTTTCTGCTCAACCAGTATGCATACTCCCTGCTCATTCCTTTGCATGCATGAAAACTCTATACTGAAATCATATGCATATAGTAGAAAATTGCTTTGCTAATTACAGAAGTACTAATTTTCCCCAAGCCATTACTAATAATGTCAGagtaaataaaacatttaaaacatgAACAGGAGAAATTATGATCATTAGAAGTGGAAAAGGTTCATTATACCACACCCATCCTTTCTCAATTGCAGTGTAGATTCTCCCAGTTCCATTAAAAGATACATTGGGTTTTAAATTTACATTAAACTTGATCTTAATCAAGAAGCAGAAAAGATTTTACCAgactccctctctgcccccattcccccccgcccccgcccccaaaaaccCCTACCCtgggataaaattttcaaaagaacctaaaacttcattttcaaaagtgacttgggCATTCATAAGTCTAATTTTAATTGGAAGTCAACAGAACTACTAAGTCATTCAGGAAAACTGTAGccctatttttatttatttaatttatttatttttagggcTAAAATATTGATCAAGTAATTTTATTACCTATCCTGAAATGGTCATCGATGTTGCCTGCAAAGACAGCTTCATAATCTTCAGGTCTTCTCAGATTGGGAGGTTTCTCATTGGGATCAGAACCAAACTCCATTTTGAAACGCTTTTTGTTACtcacatctattttttttttactccctGACTCGAGGAGGCTGATGAAAATCTGCACCACCCGTAAGGCCGATTCACGGAAGGGCACTACAATCAGCACCTGCATGGACCAACAGAGTCATAAAAAAATAACTTCCTTGGATAATGATGTCTTCTCTTGAGAAGAGTATCCACGTCACCCCTACGAAGCGCACAAAAACACAGATGCCTGAATTTTATTATTACACACAGTTCCCTTTACTGTGCCATCTGGCCACATCCCAGTGGCTAAAGGAAACATGAATCCCTTGCAGATAAATTCCATGCTGGAGGGCTGTGCCAGAAAAATGAAAGAGTGGTTGAACAGATATGCTTGGATCATAAAGCTGTCTCAGTGATGTGCTTCAAAATGCACTTCCACTGTAACAGGCCCCAGATGCAGCTCCCGAACACCTTATTACAAACCAGTTATAAGTGACTCAGCTAAAAGAGGAAACGCAATCAGGAGTAAGTTTGGCTCCCTTTTCTATGGCCAAAGAGGACCCCTTGGAAGTGGAACCTGTGAAGAGCTACCGTACAGTGGATGGGGCTGGATGACCAGGTGTTTACACCTAGTGGTGTTCTGGGTCTTGGCTCGGCAAAGGACACTCTGATCATTAGTATGCAGGACACAGACATGGGGTAGGGCACCAAAGGATCTGCCACTCTGCAGACCGTACTATTCTCCCCCAACAAGCTATCAAAGCCCTGCACGCAGGTTATCCAGGGTAATCTCTACACAGCTATTTGGACTTCGGGTTGTGTTAGACTGAAGTTTGGTTCTAACAAAAATTAAGATGCGAACACCCAAAATATCTAATCAATAGTATCTAAATAAACTGACAGAATTGAAAAAAGCCCAAAATGGATGTTTTTAAAAGATGACCTGTCCTCAACATACTGCAACAATCCAACACTGGAACTAACACATGAGGCCACCTACATGTCCAGTGACAAATCAGTGCAAATTGAATCCAGCTGCTCAATCAATCAATTTATGGTAGCTTAGTGACATTTTGACTGCAGGGCAGCTCTAATATGGGCCTTATCACCAATAAAAGAAAGAAGTGGCATCATTAAAAGCTGATGGGACTGGATCTCTTACTGCCAATATGGATGGATCCCTGCTGATTTTTAGTTGACACAGCAACAAAGTTATGTAATAGCAGAGGAATTCTAATTCCAACTTATGCTGCCCCAGCTACAAAGAATGTCTGAAGCCAAGTGTTACTTGCAATGACAGTAGACATTGAGAAACAGAGAAAAGGAGTGAAGcgtcagtctgtatctgcaaaaacaacgagaagtcctatggcaccttacagactaacatatttactggagcataagcttttgtgggcaaagacccacttcatcagatgcatacagtggaaattccagaggcaggtataaatatacaggtaATGAAAAGAAAGGAGTAACAATCAAGAGCAAGGCCAGAATTAAGTCAATTCAGTCGGGGAAAGGGAGAAGGGACTCATTAGGGTTTGGCTGAAGAGTAGCAACTATACAGAACCATCTCCACTGGGCCTAAGGGTAGCAAATGATTATCGAGGGTAGTCTGTATAGATGTTGACCTCCAAAAGCAAACTAAGTTTAAATGGAGATGTGGAGGCTTTGTGTTTACTAGCATAGCAACAGTGGAATAAGAAGAAAGAAGGAGACACGCATCAATCTGTAATGTCATTAGAAAAACTCTTCCCAGAGAACAGGTCTCCTGGAATCAGTCTGCCTGCAAAATGTGCCATTTGAAGTTAGCCCTTCTATCCCACTATTTACCCCTGCCCATGACAGGCAGCTTCAAGGCAACATGATCAGCCATTGTGGAAAGACAAGAGTTGGGAACATATCACAATACAGGCAGAACttttctcgtccagcaacatctgtaatccagcattagTTTAGTTAGCCAAAGGActacttatcaagggtgtggctaagttttctttggccccataaaatttgtttgcagccacgaatcctgttctgtactgttataatttacctctaaatgccttctaaaagctgtggaagcattggtaatgctgctagacaatactgatctctcatgatccagcaaattctcttgttcaacatcCGCCAGGTcccaaatgtgctggataagagagattcaacctgtatatgaaGAACTAGAAGATGAGCCCAGGATAAACTATTATGACATTTGCATGGCAGGGCCAATTACCCAACAAAAGATTACGCTAATGGAATTCTCCCACCTTAGGTCTAGTGAGTCCTTGGTCCCTCAAGTCATCATCATCAGCTGCTAGCTTCTGGTCTCTTCGTTTGGCATTATTGCTCAGGACCTGAGCATTTGCCTTCAGAACATGATTCACTGCATGAAGACAGTAAGCATGACGGACTTCCTCCCCATTCCCCAGTGCCGTTCTTTCTGGGTAGAACAAGTCCTTGTACCAATTCATAATACAAAAGAGTTCCTTTTGTAACAGGGTAAATGGGTGACTGCTCAGTTTAGTCAGCGTGGATAAGAACTGGCTATTCACTTTTGGCCAGGAGGATTCTAATGTcttgtgaagatgaaactgtttCAAATCAGCTTCTTTATTTGGCTTAAAAGTTTTTGCCTGATGTAatgtagaagaaaaaaataactggCCAAGTGCTGGCcactggaaaagagaaaaaaagagggggaggggaaaccAAAAACTTAGCATCATACAACTAAAAAGACATATTGTTATATCAGTCATTTCAATAACACACATGAAACACTAATCTCTCAAACATGATACAAAGTGAAaaccattctttctttcttcaacaTGCACAGTCCCTTAGGTTTGGTCTACAACATAAAAGGCATAGCTACTTCAGCTGTGGGCATGAAAAACCATGTCTCAGATCGACGTAGCTATGCCAACTGCAGAGTCAGTTTATGTTGATAGCAGTGGGTTTTGCCAACATAGCTAACTTTGTGTGCTATACATGCAAGAAAATGCCCCCTCCCAGcataggctgcctctacactacagagctatgGCTGCACAGTAATGCTGAGACAGTTTCCACAGTGCAGACACATCGTttacaataagaaaaataagctacttcgtatgcacttttttaaaatcaaggacCAAATTCAGTGGTCATGTAAATTACATGTTAGTTGCTATGTGTTAGTGTCTTCAACCAGGAAGCACAAGTTAATTTTATTTGCATTCTGAAAGGCCAGAACTGATGGGTAAAACTGAGGAAGTAACTAGCGGATACAAGTTAAATAAGGCTATGGCTTCTTCTAGTTTCTCACCATCTAAGTTACACCAATTAGcctcctattttttttttgcacatcAACCCAATTTACCAATATACGTCATGCACCAGGTTACGCATCACCTCTGCATTTGCTTTATGTCTGAACCTATGACCACCCTTCAACAATAAAATCATGGCCTGCAGTAAGATTCTGATTAAACAAGAAACCTTTGTAAATTCTAATCTTATTTCACATTGAGTCTCATTAACTGGTACAATTTGTTACGTCTTTTTGTTAGTCAAAGAATAGACTTTATACACATTTAAGCAATTGACAGTAATTAAGCAATTACTGAGCCATAGTAAGCCAAAACATTATTTGGATAAAAATACATGATATAAAGAATGAAGGAAattgtattttaatggaaattgttTTTCTAAGAACCCCATTTGAAATTATGGCAATTTACAATcatctattaaaataattttaagaaaaatagtGTTCAAGCAGTACATCTTTGTttccacagtttaaaaaaaaaaaaatcaggccactgATCATGTCTATGTGTAAGTACATGAAtaacagtttgagaaatgctcaGCCCAACTTTTGACTACTGCAGTAGCCTCTTCTGCAAgtgcagagagaatattttctttatttcagtttattcaactagaaaatgctggatatgaatcaaaaaaaaaaaaaaaaaaaaaaaggtgagaatGTGTATCTATTAATTTTAAAGTTGAAAGGGCCTGGTGATGAGAAGTAATCAGTTCAATTCATTAGTCAGATATTCTTTTTTTGTTTACTAAATCAATTAGTTTTAAACGCAAAACTTGTTTTGATaaacttgcttttttaaaatatatgcatCTAAAACATATAAGGTAATTTCACCTGCTTAACTAACgaagtttttaaaatagttttagagACATTTAAACCAAAGTCCAATTTTCATCCAAATGCAGCTTGACacaaataatgaataaaaaacatctattgaatttcatctttcaCCGCTTTCTAACAcaataaaaaaagtaaaaatgaagCTTCTATTCAGACATATTAAGCTATATAATTGCTTAAATCTGTATAAAGTATATTCTTCAACTAACAAAAAGAGGTAACAAATTATAACAATTAATTTGAATCAGTTGCCCTGTCTaccctagcattcctctttcaaaagaggcatgcaatgagggaaattgaaaatgcaaatgaggcactggtttacatatctggcgCCTAATTCTCATATTCATTTgacaaaagaaaagcagtgtagatgtggctctttcaaaagtaatccccatctttgaaataacctttctccccaccccccacttttttttttttttttttttttttaagatgaagggttctttcaaagatggggtttatttttgaaagagccgcatctacactgcttctctccttttgaaagaaacatatgcaactgaggtgccaggtatgtaaatctgtgcctcaattgcatttttgatttccctcatttgcactttcaaaagaggaatgatagtgtagacacagccaatgtgaaaCAAGATCAGAATTTACAAAGATTTCTTGCTTAATTATTAAAATCAGTCATTGAAAAATTAATCTATGCAGGTATTAATCAACTGTGTGCTCTTGCTCTCTCTATAAAATTTCCTTCATGGAGGTATAACTTACATGCCACTTAAGTATATCATGGAGACGAATAATAGATACAGTAGACTCATGACATGAATATCAAGATGTTTCTCGTGCAGTTCATTTTATGGCTTGTAATGAGTCACTACTAGGAGTAAAACTAATGATAACTGTTGAGTTAGATGGCAGTTTGAGAAAGACCGTCAATTTAAAATCTGAAATAGATTGCACACGCTTCTGAGTAAAGACTACATCGACCTTTGGAAAATGTCTAGCAGAGTATGAACGTTACAACAATCCAAGTAATGAAGAATTATATTAattttcaaaaactattttcCATCTATCCAGCTTTGTTTCCCATTCATTACTGAGTAGTTTTAGA encodes the following:
- the UTP25 gene encoding U3 small nucleolar RNA-associated protein 25 homolog isoform X2 — encoded protein: MPAESDGESEPEQVSVYHKLLATLKTVPDPSNEEEDENESEEDGESEEAESGSEEFLKDEDADETAGEEDESEAQDKEEAENAPMQMLGQEQDNGADTSSDPKHGSSEEFTDVKLESEFSLESNFMDEESGDYNADERGSSSSAIISEDPFKQHMNKELEEKEIGNILSHSKNTVHMKWPALGQLFFSSTLHQAKTFKPNKEADLKQFHLHKTLESSWPKVNSQFLSTLTKLSSHPFTLLQKELFCIMNWYKDLFYPERTALGNGEEVRHAYCLHAVNHVLKANAQVLSNNAKRRDQKLAADDDDLRDQGLTRPKVLIVVPFRESALRVVQIFISLLESGSKKKIDVSNKKRFKMEFGSDPNEKPPNLRRPEDYEAVFAGNIDDHFRIGVAVLQKSMRLYAPFYSSDIIIASPLGLRTIIGAEGEKKRDFDFLSSVEILIIDQADIYLMQNWEHVLHLMNHLNLLPLDSHGVDFSRVRMLNLNNWSKYYRQTLLFSALQNPQINSIFNKHCFNYRGQVAVRNMPLIGSISRVVVQLPHVFRRLEAESSVSVIDARFQFFIDKVLPEYRDAIMSHTLIYVPSYFDYVRLRNYFKKEELNFTHICEYTKKSGISRARHFFIKGERQFLIITDRFHFYKRYLIKGIRNLIFYELPTYPHFYSEVCNMLTATANGEEATWTCTVLYSKYDAQNLAAVVGVDRAAQMLQSQKNVHLFVTGENE
- the UTP25 gene encoding U3 small nucleolar RNA-associated protein 25 homolog isoform X1, translating into MGRKRKSARQLIGSLSKKQRRHLKEFGEEHPFYDKVSGQEEKTEICQLSENSDDSHSESDGESEPEQVSVYHKLLATLKTVPDPSNEEEDENESEEDGESEEAESGSEEFLKDEDADETAGEEDESEAQDKEEAENAPMQMLGQEQDNGADTSSDPKHGSSEEFTDVKLESEFSLESNFMDEESGDYNADERGSSSSAIISEDPFKQHMNKELEEKEIGNILSHSKNTVHMKWPALGQLFFSSTLHQAKTFKPNKEADLKQFHLHKTLESSWPKVNSQFLSTLTKLSSHPFTLLQKELFCIMNWYKDLFYPERTALGNGEEVRHAYCLHAVNHVLKANAQVLSNNAKRRDQKLAADDDDLRDQGLTRPKVLIVVPFRESALRVVQIFISLLESGSKKKIDVSNKKRFKMEFGSDPNEKPPNLRRPEDYEAVFAGNIDDHFRIGVAVLQKSMRLYAPFYSSDIIIASPLGLRTIIGAEGEKKRDFDFLSSVEILIIDQADIYLMQNWEHVLHLMNHLNLLPLDSHGVDFSRVRMLNLNNWSKYYRQTLLFSALQNPQINSIFNKHCFNYRGQVAVRNMPLIGSISRVVVQLPHVFRRLEAESSVSVIDARFQFFIDKVLPEYRDAIMSHTLIYVPSYFDYVRLRNYFKKEELNFTHICEYTKKSGISRARHFFIKGERQFLIITDRFHFYKRYLIKGIRNLIFYELPTYPHFYSEVCNMLTATANGEEATWTCTVLYSKYDAQNLAAVVGVDRAAQMLQSQKNVHLFVTGENE
- the UTP25 gene encoding U3 small nucleolar RNA-associated protein 25 homolog isoform X3, whose product is MGRKRKSARQLIGSLSKKQRRHLKEFGEEHPFYDKVSGQEEKTEICQLSENSDDSHSESDGESEPEQVSVYHKLLATLKTVPDPSNEEEDENESEEDGESEEAESGSEEFLKDEDADETAGEEDESEAQDKEEAENAPMQMLGQEQDNGADTSSDPKHGSSEEFTDVKLESEFSLESNFMDEESGDYNADERGSSSSAIISEDPFKQHMNKELEEKEIGNILSHSKNTVHMKVLIVVPFRESALRVVQIFISLLESGSKKKIDVSNKKRFKMEFGSDPNEKPPNLRRPEDYEAVFAGNIDDHFRIGVAVLQKSMRLYAPFYSSDIIIASPLGLRTIIGAEGEKKRDFDFLSSVEILIIDQADIYLMQNWEHVLHLMNHLNLLPLDSHGVDFSRVRMLNLNNWSKYYRQTLLFSALQNPQINSIFNKHCFNYRGQVAVRNMPLIGSISRVVVQLPHVFRRLEAESSVSVIDARFQFFIDKVLPEYRDAIMSHTLIYVPSYFDYVRLRNYFKKEELNFTHICEYTKKSGISRARHFFIKGERQFLIITDRFHFYKRYLIKGIRNLIFYELPTYPHFYSEVCNMLTATANGEEATWTCTVLYSKYDAQNLAAVVGVDRAAQMLQSQKNVHLFVTGENE